One Drechmeria coniospora strain ARSEF 6962 chromosome 01, whole genome shotgun sequence genomic region harbors:
- a CDS encoding methyltransferase domain-containing protein translates to MDQPIHAAPPSVVDSVEGRVEIDPAEVDSAYEGDGTDVASTTTSLRSSIVQYEWKNGRRYHSYQSGTYSFPNDEREQDRLDMVHHAFTLAMNRRLFVAPLSDPNRLRILDVGTGTGIWPICMGDSFPGADITGNDLSPIQPTWVPNNVRFIVDDVELDWSHPEHYDFIHVRYMAASIRDWPRLFRQIFDSLKPGGWVEFHESDNAMYSEDGSLDPDNPLVEFLRCTAAACDRLGRPMDPAPNFTRWARDVGFVRIKEQRFKLPVGIWPKDPRLKEIGAFMSCNFFEGIDAFTNVLLRDVLGWTPAAVEMMNARVRAASRRKDVHPIFDLLAVTAQKPL, encoded by the coding sequence ATGGACCAACCGATCCACGCGGCGCCCCCGTCCGTCGTGGATTCCGTCGAGGGCCGTGTCGAGATCGacccggccgaggtggactCGGCCTACGAGGGTGACGGGACCGACGTCGCCTCGACAACGACCTCGCTCCGCAGCAGCATCGTCCAGTATGAGTGGAAGAATGGCCGTCGCTACCACAGCTACCAGTCGGGCACCTACTCCTTCCCCAACGACGAGCGCGAGCAGGACCGCCTCGACATGGTCCACCACGCCTTCACCCTCGCCATGAACAGACGCCTCTTCGTGGCCCCCCTCTCGGACCCCAATCGCCTGcgcatcctcgacgtcggcaccggcaccggcatctGGCCCATCTGCATGGGCGACAGCTtccccggcgccgacatcACCGGCAACGATCTCAGCCCCATCCAGCCCACCTGGGTCCCCAACAACGTCcgcttcatcgtcgacgacgtcgagctcgattGGAGCCACCCCGAGCACTACGACTTCATCCACGTCCGCTACATGGCCGCCTCCATTCGCGACTGGCCGCGCCTCTTCCGCCAGATCTTCGACAGCCTCAAGCCCGGCGGCTGGGTCGAGTTCCACGAGTCCGACAACGCCATGTACTCCGAggacggcagcctcgaccCGGACAACCCCCTCGTCGAGTTCCTGCgctgcaccgccgccgcctgcgaccgcctcggccgccccaTGGACCCGGCCCCCAACTTCACCCGCTGGGCCCGCGACGTTGGCTTCGTCCGCATCAAGGAGCAGCGCTTCAAGCTGCCCGTCGGCATCTGGCCCAAGGACCCGCGCTTGAAGGAGATTGGCGCCTTCATGAGCTGCAACTTCTTCGAGGGCATCGATGCCTTCACCAACGTCCTGCTGCGCGATGTCCTTGGCTGGAccccggccgccgtcgagatgaTGAACGCCCGCGTGAGGGCCGCCTCGAGGCGCAAGGACGTCCACCCCATATTTGACCTGCTGGCCGTGACGGCACAGAAGCCGCTTTAA